In Conger conger chromosome 12, fConCon1.1, whole genome shotgun sequence, one DNA window encodes the following:
- the ptgdsa gene encoding prostaglandin D2 synthase a — protein sequence MRLFEATVTVLTLMTACVHADVQPQKDFDLQRFSGKWYRVGIAYDSPAFVQYRNKIRISMGVLTPLDNGNANMSMWSQKSNGCLSDVYIYEKTAVPGLFTYFSARHNRVKDITVVETDYTEYALVLKHKKMNREFTQVALYGRSQTVKPTILEKFREFALNHGFPKESILTPQLLDCCPSGQ from the exons ATGAGACTCTTTGAGGCGACCGTTACTGTGCTGACACTGATGACTGCCTGTGTCCACGCTGATGTCCAGCCCCAGAAAGACTTCGACCTGCAGAGG TTCTCAGGAAAGTGGTACCGTGTGGGTATTGCCTACGACTCACCGGCCTTTGTGCAATACAGAAACAAGATAAGAATCTCCATGGGTGTCCTGACGCCATTGGACAATGGGAACGCCAACATGTCCATGTGGTCCCAGAa GTCAAACGGTTGTCTCAGTGATGTCTACATATATGAGAAGACAGCTGTGCCTGgcctgtttacatatttcagCGCTC GTCACAACAGGGTGAAGGACATCACAGTGGTGGAAACAGATTACACTGAATATGCTCTGGTCCTGAAACACAAGAAGATGAATAGAGAGTTCACGCAAGTAGCCCTCTATG GTCGTTCACAGACCGTAAAGCCAACAATATTGGAAAAGTTCAGAGAGTTTGCCTTGAATCATGGATTTCCAAAAGAGTCCATTTTGACCCCTCAACTTCTTG ATTGCTGTCCTTCTGGACAATAG
- the ambp gene encoding protein AMBP produces the protein MQRATVLLLLALVAPAFGGPVAPASLFPTQENFNKQQFMGKWYEIAMASSSAHPLHRGERSMSTWELESGDSNAVNVMMTAFRHGLCKEMSSVYEMTETPGRMSYHTKHGTVVNAYVVHTNYDEYAIIALSQERQGDNRTISFKLFGRSMELRPTLMTDFSQLVKEQGMGEDSVIVLLKKEKCTPGDIALETEFQRVRRNVALLTPAEEGSGDDDTPIFRNPDSCQMAPVVGPCFGMVQRFHYNSTLMACLPFFYGGCLGNQNNFVSEKECLQGCRTEAACRLPIDEGSCTLNTELWAFNSTEGKCIPFKYGGCKGNGNKFYSQKECDEYCGVVKDGDEELLKKN, from the exons atGCAGAGAGCTACCGTCCTTCTCCTCCTGGCCCTTGTGGCTCCAGCCTTTGGGGGGCCCGTGGCCCCTGCGTCCCTCTTCCCCACCCAGGAGAACTTCAACAAGCAGCAG TTCATGGGGAAGTGGTATGAGATTGCCATGGCATCCTCCAGCGCCCATCCTCTTCACAGGGGCGAGAGATCAATGAGCACCTGGGAGCTGGAATCAGGAGACAGCAACGCGGTCAACGTGATGATGACTGCCTTCAG gCATGGGTTGTGTAAGGAAATGTCTTCCGTCTATGAGATGACTGAAACCCCTGGGAGGATGTCCTATCACACCA AGCATGGGACTGTTGTGAACGCGTACGTGGTCCACACAAACTATGACGAGTACGCCATCATAGCCTTGTCACAAGAAAGACAAGGAGATAACAGGACCATTTCGTTCAAACTTTTTG GTCGCTCCATGGAACTGCGCCCCACTCTGATGACTGATTTTAGCCAGCTGGTGAAGGAGCAGGGCATGGGCGAAGACTCTGTTATTGTCCTACTGAAGAAAG AGAAATGTACTCCAGGAGACATTGCGCTAGAGACAGAGTTTCAG AGAGTAAGGAGAAATGTAGCCCTGCTCACACCTGCTGAGGAAGGCTCAGGAGATGATGATACACCCATCTTCCGCAATCCAG ACTCCTGTCAGATGGCCCCCGTCGTGGGCCCCTGTTTCGGGATGGTCCAGCGCTTCCACTACAACTCCACCCTCATGGCCTGCCTGCCATTCTTCTACGGCGGTTGCCTCGGCAACCAGAACAACTTCGTATCGGAGAAGGAATGTCTACAGGGCTGCCGCACGGAGG CTGCCTGTAGGCTGCCCATAGATGAGGGCTCCTGCACCTTAAACACAGAGCTGTGGGCCTTCAACTCCACTGAGGGCAAGTGCATCCCCTTCAAGTACGGCGGCTGCAAGGGGAACGGCAACAAGTTCTACAGCCAAAAGGAGTGTGATGAGTACTGCGGGGTGGTGAAGGACG GAGATGAAGAATTGCTCAAGAAAAACTGA